In a single window of the Orcinus orca chromosome 9, mOrcOrc1.1, whole genome shotgun sequence genome:
- the REPIN1 gene encoding replication initiator 1 isoform X2: MDARRASALPAREFSLTSGDYQSVGGSRRSSRRNIPGRSWKKPHLQLHSLQEEEPMLERRCRGPVAMGPAQPRLLSGPSQESPQTLEKEPQGLRSQGTAVAQPRSQALGRAHRCAHCRRHFPGWVALWLHARRCQARLPLPCPECGRRFRHAPFLALHCQVHAAATPDLGFACHLCGQSFRGWVALVLHLLAHSAAKRPIACPDCERRFWRRKQLRAHLRRCHPPAPEARPFICGNCGRSFAQWDQLVAHKRVHVAEALEEAAAKALGPRPRGRPAVTAPRPGGDAVDRPFQCTCCGKRFRHKPNLIAHRRVHTGERPHQCPECGKRFTNKPYLTSHRRIHTGEKPYPCTECGRRFRHKPNLLSHSKIHKRSEGSAQGAPRSGSPQLPAGPPEPPLKPAPEPLEAPGEPPGHQAEAPPSLYSCEDCGRSFRLERFLRAHQRQHTGERPFTCAECGKNFGKKTHLVAHSRVHSGERPFACEECGRRFSQGSHLAAHRRDHAPERPFVCPDCGKAFRHKPYLAAHRRIHTGEKPYVCPDCGKAFSQKSNLVSHRRIHTGERPYACPDCDRSFSQKSNLITHRKSHIRDGAFCCAICGQTFDDEEKLLAHQKKHDV, encoded by the exons ATGGACGCGCGACGCGCCTCCGCGCTCCCCGCCAGAGAG TTTTCTCTGACGTCTGGGGACTACCAGAGTGTGGGCGGAAGCAGGCGCTCCAGCCGCAGGAACATCCCCGGGAGGAGCTGGAAAAAGCCTCATCTCCAGCTCCACAGCCTGCAGG AGGAAGAACCGATGCTGGAACGTCGCTGCAGGGGCCCCGTGGCCATGGGCCCCGCCCAGCCGCGACTCCTTTCTGGGCCCTCCCAGGAGTCGCCCCAGACCCTGGAGAAGGAGCCCCAAGGGCTGAGGTCACAAGGCACTGCCGTGGCCCAGCCGCGCAGCCAGGCCCTAGGTCGGGCCCATCGTTGTGCCCACTGTCGAAGGCACTTCCCGGGCTGGGTGGCCCTCTGGCTTCATGCCCGGCGCTGCCAGGCCCGGCTGCCCCTGCCCTGTCCCGAGTGTGGCCGTCGCTTCCGCCACGCCCCTTTCTTGGCACTGCACTGCCAGGTCCATGCCGCCGCCACCCCAGACCTGGGCTTTGCCTGCCACCTCTGCGGGCAGAGCTTCCGAGGCTGGGTGGCCCTGGTTCTGCACCTGCTGGCCCACTCGGCGGCAAAGCGGCCCATCGCCTGTCCCGACTGCGAGAGACGCTTCTGGCGGAGAAAGCAGCTTAGGGCCCATTTGCGGCGCTGCCACCCCCCGGCGCCCGAGGCCCGGCCCTTCATATGCGGCAATTGCGGCCGCAGCTTCGCCCAGTGGGACCAGCTGGTTGCTCACAAGCGGGTTCACGTGGCCGAAGCCCTGGAGGAAGCGGCGGCCAAGGCCCTCGGGCCTCGGCCTCGGGGCCGTCCTGCGGTGACCGCGCCCCGGCCCGGTGGAGACGCCGTCGACCGCCCCTTCCAGTGTACCTGCTGCGGGAAGCGCTTCCGCCACAAGCCCAACCTGATCGCCCACCGCCGCGTGCACACAGGCGAGAGGCCCCACCAGTGCCCTGAGTGCGGGAAGCGCTTCACCAATAAGCCCTACCTGACCTCGCACCGGCGCATCCACACGGGCGAGAAGCCCTACCCGTGCACCGAGTGCGGCCGCCGCTTCCGCCACAAACCCAACCTGCTGTCGCACAGCAAGATCCACAAGCGCTCCGAAGGGTCTGCCCAGGGTGCCCCCCGCTCGGGGAGCCCCCAGCTTCCCGCCGGCCCCCCGGAGCCCCCGCTGAAGCCGGCCCCGGAGCCTTTGGAGGCCCCAGGGGAGCCCCCCGGCCACCAGGCGGAGGCCCCGCCCTCTCTCTACAGCTGCGAGGACTGTGGGCGGAGCTTCCGGCTGGAGCGCTTCCTGCGGGCCCATCAGCGGCAGCACACGGGCGAGCGGCCCTTCACCTGTGCCGAGTGCGGGAAGAACTTCGGCAAGAAGACCCACCTGGTGGCCCACTCCCGGGTCCACTCAGGGGAGCGGCCCTTTGCCTGTGAGGAGTGCGGGCGCCGCTTCTCCCAGGGGAGCCACCTGGCCGCCCACCGGCGCGACCACGCGCCGGAGCGGCCCTTCGTCTGCCCGGACTGCGGGAAAGCTTTCCGCCACAAGCCCTACCTGGCCGCACACCGGCGGATCCACACCGGCGAGAAGCCCTACGTCTGCCCCGACTGCGGCAAAGCCTTCAGCCAGAAGTCCAACCTGGTGTCGCATCGGCGCATCCACACGGGCGAGCGCCCCTACGCCTGCCCCGACTGCGACCGCAGCTTCAGTCAGAAGTCCAACCTCATCACCCACCGCAAGAGCCACATCCGGGACGGCGCCTTCTGCTGCGCCATCTGTGGCCAGACCTTTGACGACGAGGAGAAGCTCCTGGCCCATCAGAAGAAGCATGATGTCTGA
- the REPIN1 gene encoding replication initiator 1 isoform X4, which yields MGVGVSLLLQFSLTSGDYQSVGGSRRSSRRNIPGRSWKKPHLQLHSLQEEEPMLERRCRGPVAMGPAQPRLLSGPSQESPQTLEKEPQGLRSQGTAVAQPRSQALGRAHRCAHCRRHFPGWVALWLHARRCQARLPLPCPECGRRFRHAPFLALHCQVHAAATPDLGFACHLCGQSFRGWVALVLHLLAHSAAKRPIACPDCERRFWRRKQLRAHLRRCHPPAPEARPFICGNCGRSFAQWDQLVAHKRVHVAEALEEAAAKALGPRPRGRPAVTAPRPGGDAVDRPFQCTCCGKRFRHKPNLIAHRRVHTGERPHQCPECGKRFTNKPYLTSHRRIHTGEKPYPCTECGRRFRHKPNLLSHSKIHKRSEGSAQGAPRSGSPQLPAGPPEPPLKPAPEPLEAPGEPPGHQAEAPPSLYSCEDCGRSFRLERFLRAHQRQHTGERPFTCAECGKNFGKKTHLVAHSRVHSGERPFACEECGRRFSQGSHLAAHRRDHAPERPFVCPDCGKAFRHKPYLAAHRRIHTGEKPYVCPDCGKAFSQKSNLVSHRRIHTGERPYACPDCDRSFSQKSNLITHRKSHIRDGAFCCAICGQTFDDEEKLLAHQKKHDV from the exons ATGGGGGTAGGGGTGTCTTTACTGCTGCAGTTTTCTCTGACGTCTGGGGACTACCAGAGTGTGGGCGGAAGCAGGCGCTCCAGCCGCAGGAACATCCCCGGGAGGAGCTGGAAAAAGCCTCATCTCCAGCTCCACAGCCTGCAGG AGGAAGAACCGATGCTGGAACGTCGCTGCAGGGGCCCCGTGGCCATGGGCCCCGCCCAGCCGCGACTCCTTTCTGGGCCCTCCCAGGAGTCGCCCCAGACCCTGGAGAAGGAGCCCCAAGGGCTGAGGTCACAAGGCACTGCCGTGGCCCAGCCGCGCAGCCAGGCCCTAGGTCGGGCCCATCGTTGTGCCCACTGTCGAAGGCACTTCCCGGGCTGGGTGGCCCTCTGGCTTCATGCCCGGCGCTGCCAGGCCCGGCTGCCCCTGCCCTGTCCCGAGTGTGGCCGTCGCTTCCGCCACGCCCCTTTCTTGGCACTGCACTGCCAGGTCCATGCCGCCGCCACCCCAGACCTGGGCTTTGCCTGCCACCTCTGCGGGCAGAGCTTCCGAGGCTGGGTGGCCCTGGTTCTGCACCTGCTGGCCCACTCGGCGGCAAAGCGGCCCATCGCCTGTCCCGACTGCGAGAGACGCTTCTGGCGGAGAAAGCAGCTTAGGGCCCATTTGCGGCGCTGCCACCCCCCGGCGCCCGAGGCCCGGCCCTTCATATGCGGCAATTGCGGCCGCAGCTTCGCCCAGTGGGACCAGCTGGTTGCTCACAAGCGGGTTCACGTGGCCGAAGCCCTGGAGGAAGCGGCGGCCAAGGCCCTCGGGCCTCGGCCTCGGGGCCGTCCTGCGGTGACCGCGCCCCGGCCCGGTGGAGACGCCGTCGACCGCCCCTTCCAGTGTACCTGCTGCGGGAAGCGCTTCCGCCACAAGCCCAACCTGATCGCCCACCGCCGCGTGCACACAGGCGAGAGGCCCCACCAGTGCCCTGAGTGCGGGAAGCGCTTCACCAATAAGCCCTACCTGACCTCGCACCGGCGCATCCACACGGGCGAGAAGCCCTACCCGTGCACCGAGTGCGGCCGCCGCTTCCGCCACAAACCCAACCTGCTGTCGCACAGCAAGATCCACAAGCGCTCCGAAGGGTCTGCCCAGGGTGCCCCCCGCTCGGGGAGCCCCCAGCTTCCCGCCGGCCCCCCGGAGCCCCCGCTGAAGCCGGCCCCGGAGCCTTTGGAGGCCCCAGGGGAGCCCCCCGGCCACCAGGCGGAGGCCCCGCCCTCTCTCTACAGCTGCGAGGACTGTGGGCGGAGCTTCCGGCTGGAGCGCTTCCTGCGGGCCCATCAGCGGCAGCACACGGGCGAGCGGCCCTTCACCTGTGCCGAGTGCGGGAAGAACTTCGGCAAGAAGACCCACCTGGTGGCCCACTCCCGGGTCCACTCAGGGGAGCGGCCCTTTGCCTGTGAGGAGTGCGGGCGCCGCTTCTCCCAGGGGAGCCACCTGGCCGCCCACCGGCGCGACCACGCGCCGGAGCGGCCCTTCGTCTGCCCGGACTGCGGGAAAGCTTTCCGCCACAAGCCCTACCTGGCCGCACACCGGCGGATCCACACCGGCGAGAAGCCCTACGTCTGCCCCGACTGCGGCAAAGCCTTCAGCCAGAAGTCCAACCTGGTGTCGCATCGGCGCATCCACACGGGCGAGCGCCCCTACGCCTGCCCCGACTGCGACCGCAGCTTCAGTCAGAAGTCCAACCTCATCACCCACCGCAAGAGCCACATCCGGGACGGCGCCTTCTGCTGCGCCATCTGTGGCCAGACCTTTGACGACGAGGAGAAGCTCCTGGCCCATCAGAAGAAGCATGATGTCTGA
- the REPIN1 gene encoding replication initiator 1 isoform X5 has protein sequence MWGSPWRGWGRTAEEEPMLERRCRGPVAMGPAQPRLLSGPSQESPQTLEKEPQGLRSQGTAVAQPRSQALGRAHRCAHCRRHFPGWVALWLHARRCQARLPLPCPECGRRFRHAPFLALHCQVHAAATPDLGFACHLCGQSFRGWVALVLHLLAHSAAKRPIACPDCERRFWRRKQLRAHLRRCHPPAPEARPFICGNCGRSFAQWDQLVAHKRVHVAEALEEAAAKALGPRPRGRPAVTAPRPGGDAVDRPFQCTCCGKRFRHKPNLIAHRRVHTGERPHQCPECGKRFTNKPYLTSHRRIHTGEKPYPCTECGRRFRHKPNLLSHSKIHKRSEGSAQGAPRSGSPQLPAGPPEPPLKPAPEPLEAPGEPPGHQAEAPPSLYSCEDCGRSFRLERFLRAHQRQHTGERPFTCAECGKNFGKKTHLVAHSRVHSGERPFACEECGRRFSQGSHLAAHRRDHAPERPFVCPDCGKAFRHKPYLAAHRRIHTGEKPYVCPDCGKAFSQKSNLVSHRRIHTGERPYACPDCDRSFSQKSNLITHRKSHIRDGAFCCAICGQTFDDEEKLLAHQKKHDV, from the exons ATGTGGGGCAGCCCCTGGCGGGGTTGGGGCAGGACCG CAGAGGAAGAACCGATGCTGGAACGTCGCTGCAGGGGCCCCGTGGCCATGGGCCCCGCCCAGCCGCGACTCCTTTCTGGGCCCTCCCAGGAGTCGCCCCAGACCCTGGAGAAGGAGCCCCAAGGGCTGAGGTCACAAGGCACTGCCGTGGCCCAGCCGCGCAGCCAGGCCCTAGGTCGGGCCCATCGTTGTGCCCACTGTCGAAGGCACTTCCCGGGCTGGGTGGCCCTCTGGCTTCATGCCCGGCGCTGCCAGGCCCGGCTGCCCCTGCCCTGTCCCGAGTGTGGCCGTCGCTTCCGCCACGCCCCTTTCTTGGCACTGCACTGCCAGGTCCATGCCGCCGCCACCCCAGACCTGGGCTTTGCCTGCCACCTCTGCGGGCAGAGCTTCCGAGGCTGGGTGGCCCTGGTTCTGCACCTGCTGGCCCACTCGGCGGCAAAGCGGCCCATCGCCTGTCCCGACTGCGAGAGACGCTTCTGGCGGAGAAAGCAGCTTAGGGCCCATTTGCGGCGCTGCCACCCCCCGGCGCCCGAGGCCCGGCCCTTCATATGCGGCAATTGCGGCCGCAGCTTCGCCCAGTGGGACCAGCTGGTTGCTCACAAGCGGGTTCACGTGGCCGAAGCCCTGGAGGAAGCGGCGGCCAAGGCCCTCGGGCCTCGGCCTCGGGGCCGTCCTGCGGTGACCGCGCCCCGGCCCGGTGGAGACGCCGTCGACCGCCCCTTCCAGTGTACCTGCTGCGGGAAGCGCTTCCGCCACAAGCCCAACCTGATCGCCCACCGCCGCGTGCACACAGGCGAGAGGCCCCACCAGTGCCCTGAGTGCGGGAAGCGCTTCACCAATAAGCCCTACCTGACCTCGCACCGGCGCATCCACACGGGCGAGAAGCCCTACCCGTGCACCGAGTGCGGCCGCCGCTTCCGCCACAAACCCAACCTGCTGTCGCACAGCAAGATCCACAAGCGCTCCGAAGGGTCTGCCCAGGGTGCCCCCCGCTCGGGGAGCCCCCAGCTTCCCGCCGGCCCCCCGGAGCCCCCGCTGAAGCCGGCCCCGGAGCCTTTGGAGGCCCCAGGGGAGCCCCCCGGCCACCAGGCGGAGGCCCCGCCCTCTCTCTACAGCTGCGAGGACTGTGGGCGGAGCTTCCGGCTGGAGCGCTTCCTGCGGGCCCATCAGCGGCAGCACACGGGCGAGCGGCCCTTCACCTGTGCCGAGTGCGGGAAGAACTTCGGCAAGAAGACCCACCTGGTGGCCCACTCCCGGGTCCACTCAGGGGAGCGGCCCTTTGCCTGTGAGGAGTGCGGGCGCCGCTTCTCCCAGGGGAGCCACCTGGCCGCCCACCGGCGCGACCACGCGCCGGAGCGGCCCTTCGTCTGCCCGGACTGCGGGAAAGCTTTCCGCCACAAGCCCTACCTGGCCGCACACCGGCGGATCCACACCGGCGAGAAGCCCTACGTCTGCCCCGACTGCGGCAAAGCCTTCAGCCAGAAGTCCAACCTGGTGTCGCATCGGCGCATCCACACGGGCGAGCGCCCCTACGCCTGCCCCGACTGCGACCGCAGCTTCAGTCAGAAGTCCAACCTCATCACCCACCGCAAGAGCCACATCCGGGACGGCGCCTTCTGCTGCGCCATCTGTGGCCAGACCTTTGACGACGAGGAGAAGCTCCTGGCCCATCAGAAGAAGCATGATGTCTGA
- the REPIN1 gene encoding replication initiator 1 isoform X3 has product MGVGVSLLLQFSLTSGDYQSVGGSRRSSRRNIPGRSWKKPHLQLHSLQAEEEPMLERRCRGPVAMGPAQPRLLSGPSQESPQTLEKEPQGLRSQGTAVAQPRSQALGRAHRCAHCRRHFPGWVALWLHARRCQARLPLPCPECGRRFRHAPFLALHCQVHAAATPDLGFACHLCGQSFRGWVALVLHLLAHSAAKRPIACPDCERRFWRRKQLRAHLRRCHPPAPEARPFICGNCGRSFAQWDQLVAHKRVHVAEALEEAAAKALGPRPRGRPAVTAPRPGGDAVDRPFQCTCCGKRFRHKPNLIAHRRVHTGERPHQCPECGKRFTNKPYLTSHRRIHTGEKPYPCTECGRRFRHKPNLLSHSKIHKRSEGSAQGAPRSGSPQLPAGPPEPPLKPAPEPLEAPGEPPGHQAEAPPSLYSCEDCGRSFRLERFLRAHQRQHTGERPFTCAECGKNFGKKTHLVAHSRVHSGERPFACEECGRRFSQGSHLAAHRRDHAPERPFVCPDCGKAFRHKPYLAAHRRIHTGEKPYVCPDCGKAFSQKSNLVSHRRIHTGERPYACPDCDRSFSQKSNLITHRKSHIRDGAFCCAICGQTFDDEEKLLAHQKKHDV; this is encoded by the exons ATGGGGGTAGGGGTGTCTTTACTGCTGCAGTTTTCTCTGACGTCTGGGGACTACCAGAGTGTGGGCGGAAGCAGGCGCTCCAGCCGCAGGAACATCCCCGGGAGGAGCTGGAAAAAGCCTCATCTCCAGCTCCACAGCCTGCAGG CAGAGGAAGAACCGATGCTGGAACGTCGCTGCAGGGGCCCCGTGGCCATGGGCCCCGCCCAGCCGCGACTCCTTTCTGGGCCCTCCCAGGAGTCGCCCCAGACCCTGGAGAAGGAGCCCCAAGGGCTGAGGTCACAAGGCACTGCCGTGGCCCAGCCGCGCAGCCAGGCCCTAGGTCGGGCCCATCGTTGTGCCCACTGTCGAAGGCACTTCCCGGGCTGGGTGGCCCTCTGGCTTCATGCCCGGCGCTGCCAGGCCCGGCTGCCCCTGCCCTGTCCCGAGTGTGGCCGTCGCTTCCGCCACGCCCCTTTCTTGGCACTGCACTGCCAGGTCCATGCCGCCGCCACCCCAGACCTGGGCTTTGCCTGCCACCTCTGCGGGCAGAGCTTCCGAGGCTGGGTGGCCCTGGTTCTGCACCTGCTGGCCCACTCGGCGGCAAAGCGGCCCATCGCCTGTCCCGACTGCGAGAGACGCTTCTGGCGGAGAAAGCAGCTTAGGGCCCATTTGCGGCGCTGCCACCCCCCGGCGCCCGAGGCCCGGCCCTTCATATGCGGCAATTGCGGCCGCAGCTTCGCCCAGTGGGACCAGCTGGTTGCTCACAAGCGGGTTCACGTGGCCGAAGCCCTGGAGGAAGCGGCGGCCAAGGCCCTCGGGCCTCGGCCTCGGGGCCGTCCTGCGGTGACCGCGCCCCGGCCCGGTGGAGACGCCGTCGACCGCCCCTTCCAGTGTACCTGCTGCGGGAAGCGCTTCCGCCACAAGCCCAACCTGATCGCCCACCGCCGCGTGCACACAGGCGAGAGGCCCCACCAGTGCCCTGAGTGCGGGAAGCGCTTCACCAATAAGCCCTACCTGACCTCGCACCGGCGCATCCACACGGGCGAGAAGCCCTACCCGTGCACCGAGTGCGGCCGCCGCTTCCGCCACAAACCCAACCTGCTGTCGCACAGCAAGATCCACAAGCGCTCCGAAGGGTCTGCCCAGGGTGCCCCCCGCTCGGGGAGCCCCCAGCTTCCCGCCGGCCCCCCGGAGCCCCCGCTGAAGCCGGCCCCGGAGCCTTTGGAGGCCCCAGGGGAGCCCCCCGGCCACCAGGCGGAGGCCCCGCCCTCTCTCTACAGCTGCGAGGACTGTGGGCGGAGCTTCCGGCTGGAGCGCTTCCTGCGGGCCCATCAGCGGCAGCACACGGGCGAGCGGCCCTTCACCTGTGCCGAGTGCGGGAAGAACTTCGGCAAGAAGACCCACCTGGTGGCCCACTCCCGGGTCCACTCAGGGGAGCGGCCCTTTGCCTGTGAGGAGTGCGGGCGCCGCTTCTCCCAGGGGAGCCACCTGGCCGCCCACCGGCGCGACCACGCGCCGGAGCGGCCCTTCGTCTGCCCGGACTGCGGGAAAGCTTTCCGCCACAAGCCCTACCTGGCCGCACACCGGCGGATCCACACCGGCGAGAAGCCCTACGTCTGCCCCGACTGCGGCAAAGCCTTCAGCCAGAAGTCCAACCTGGTGTCGCATCGGCGCATCCACACGGGCGAGCGCCCCTACGCCTGCCCCGACTGCGACCGCAGCTTCAGTCAGAAGTCCAACCTCATCACCCACCGCAAGAGCCACATCCGGGACGGCGCCTTCTGCTGCGCCATCTGTGGCCAGACCTTTGACGACGAGGAGAAGCTCCTGGCCCATCAGAAGAAGCATGATGTCTGA
- the REPIN1 gene encoding replication initiator 1 isoform X6, with protein MLERRCRGPVAMGPAQPRLLSGPSQESPQTLEKEPQGLRSQGTAVAQPRSQALGRAHRCAHCRRHFPGWVALWLHARRCQARLPLPCPECGRRFRHAPFLALHCQVHAAATPDLGFACHLCGQSFRGWVALVLHLLAHSAAKRPIACPDCERRFWRRKQLRAHLRRCHPPAPEARPFICGNCGRSFAQWDQLVAHKRVHVAEALEEAAAKALGPRPRGRPAVTAPRPGGDAVDRPFQCTCCGKRFRHKPNLIAHRRVHTGERPHQCPECGKRFTNKPYLTSHRRIHTGEKPYPCTECGRRFRHKPNLLSHSKIHKRSEGSAQGAPRSGSPQLPAGPPEPPLKPAPEPLEAPGEPPGHQAEAPPSLYSCEDCGRSFRLERFLRAHQRQHTGERPFTCAECGKNFGKKTHLVAHSRVHSGERPFACEECGRRFSQGSHLAAHRRDHAPERPFVCPDCGKAFRHKPYLAAHRRIHTGEKPYVCPDCGKAFSQKSNLVSHRRIHTGERPYACPDCDRSFSQKSNLITHRKSHIRDGAFCCAICGQTFDDEEKLLAHQKKHDV; from the coding sequence ATGCTGGAACGTCGCTGCAGGGGCCCCGTGGCCATGGGCCCCGCCCAGCCGCGACTCCTTTCTGGGCCCTCCCAGGAGTCGCCCCAGACCCTGGAGAAGGAGCCCCAAGGGCTGAGGTCACAAGGCACTGCCGTGGCCCAGCCGCGCAGCCAGGCCCTAGGTCGGGCCCATCGTTGTGCCCACTGTCGAAGGCACTTCCCGGGCTGGGTGGCCCTCTGGCTTCATGCCCGGCGCTGCCAGGCCCGGCTGCCCCTGCCCTGTCCCGAGTGTGGCCGTCGCTTCCGCCACGCCCCTTTCTTGGCACTGCACTGCCAGGTCCATGCCGCCGCCACCCCAGACCTGGGCTTTGCCTGCCACCTCTGCGGGCAGAGCTTCCGAGGCTGGGTGGCCCTGGTTCTGCACCTGCTGGCCCACTCGGCGGCAAAGCGGCCCATCGCCTGTCCCGACTGCGAGAGACGCTTCTGGCGGAGAAAGCAGCTTAGGGCCCATTTGCGGCGCTGCCACCCCCCGGCGCCCGAGGCCCGGCCCTTCATATGCGGCAATTGCGGCCGCAGCTTCGCCCAGTGGGACCAGCTGGTTGCTCACAAGCGGGTTCACGTGGCCGAAGCCCTGGAGGAAGCGGCGGCCAAGGCCCTCGGGCCTCGGCCTCGGGGCCGTCCTGCGGTGACCGCGCCCCGGCCCGGTGGAGACGCCGTCGACCGCCCCTTCCAGTGTACCTGCTGCGGGAAGCGCTTCCGCCACAAGCCCAACCTGATCGCCCACCGCCGCGTGCACACAGGCGAGAGGCCCCACCAGTGCCCTGAGTGCGGGAAGCGCTTCACCAATAAGCCCTACCTGACCTCGCACCGGCGCATCCACACGGGCGAGAAGCCCTACCCGTGCACCGAGTGCGGCCGCCGCTTCCGCCACAAACCCAACCTGCTGTCGCACAGCAAGATCCACAAGCGCTCCGAAGGGTCTGCCCAGGGTGCCCCCCGCTCGGGGAGCCCCCAGCTTCCCGCCGGCCCCCCGGAGCCCCCGCTGAAGCCGGCCCCGGAGCCTTTGGAGGCCCCAGGGGAGCCCCCCGGCCACCAGGCGGAGGCCCCGCCCTCTCTCTACAGCTGCGAGGACTGTGGGCGGAGCTTCCGGCTGGAGCGCTTCCTGCGGGCCCATCAGCGGCAGCACACGGGCGAGCGGCCCTTCACCTGTGCCGAGTGCGGGAAGAACTTCGGCAAGAAGACCCACCTGGTGGCCCACTCCCGGGTCCACTCAGGGGAGCGGCCCTTTGCCTGTGAGGAGTGCGGGCGCCGCTTCTCCCAGGGGAGCCACCTGGCCGCCCACCGGCGCGACCACGCGCCGGAGCGGCCCTTCGTCTGCCCGGACTGCGGGAAAGCTTTCCGCCACAAGCCCTACCTGGCCGCACACCGGCGGATCCACACCGGCGAGAAGCCCTACGTCTGCCCCGACTGCGGCAAAGCCTTCAGCCAGAAGTCCAACCTGGTGTCGCATCGGCGCATCCACACGGGCGAGCGCCCCTACGCCTGCCCCGACTGCGACCGCAGCTTCAGTCAGAAGTCCAACCTCATCACCCACCGCAAGAGCCACATCCGGGACGGCGCCTTCTGCTGCGCCATCTGTGGCCAGACCTTTGACGACGAGGAGAAGCTCCTGGCCCATCAGAAGAAGCATGATGTCTGA
- the REPIN1 gene encoding replication initiator 1 isoform X1 has translation MDARRASALPAREFSLTSGDYQSVGGSRRSSRRNIPGRSWKKPHLQLHSLQAEEEPMLERRCRGPVAMGPAQPRLLSGPSQESPQTLEKEPQGLRSQGTAVAQPRSQALGRAHRCAHCRRHFPGWVALWLHARRCQARLPLPCPECGRRFRHAPFLALHCQVHAAATPDLGFACHLCGQSFRGWVALVLHLLAHSAAKRPIACPDCERRFWRRKQLRAHLRRCHPPAPEARPFICGNCGRSFAQWDQLVAHKRVHVAEALEEAAAKALGPRPRGRPAVTAPRPGGDAVDRPFQCTCCGKRFRHKPNLIAHRRVHTGERPHQCPECGKRFTNKPYLTSHRRIHTGEKPYPCTECGRRFRHKPNLLSHSKIHKRSEGSAQGAPRSGSPQLPAGPPEPPLKPAPEPLEAPGEPPGHQAEAPPSLYSCEDCGRSFRLERFLRAHQRQHTGERPFTCAECGKNFGKKTHLVAHSRVHSGERPFACEECGRRFSQGSHLAAHRRDHAPERPFVCPDCGKAFRHKPYLAAHRRIHTGEKPYVCPDCGKAFSQKSNLVSHRRIHTGERPYACPDCDRSFSQKSNLITHRKSHIRDGAFCCAICGQTFDDEEKLLAHQKKHDV, from the exons ATGGACGCGCGACGCGCCTCCGCGCTCCCCGCCAGAGAG TTTTCTCTGACGTCTGGGGACTACCAGAGTGTGGGCGGAAGCAGGCGCTCCAGCCGCAGGAACATCCCCGGGAGGAGCTGGAAAAAGCCTCATCTCCAGCTCCACAGCCTGCAGG CAGAGGAAGAACCGATGCTGGAACGTCGCTGCAGGGGCCCCGTGGCCATGGGCCCCGCCCAGCCGCGACTCCTTTCTGGGCCCTCCCAGGAGTCGCCCCAGACCCTGGAGAAGGAGCCCCAAGGGCTGAGGTCACAAGGCACTGCCGTGGCCCAGCCGCGCAGCCAGGCCCTAGGTCGGGCCCATCGTTGTGCCCACTGTCGAAGGCACTTCCCGGGCTGGGTGGCCCTCTGGCTTCATGCCCGGCGCTGCCAGGCCCGGCTGCCCCTGCCCTGTCCCGAGTGTGGCCGTCGCTTCCGCCACGCCCCTTTCTTGGCACTGCACTGCCAGGTCCATGCCGCCGCCACCCCAGACCTGGGCTTTGCCTGCCACCTCTGCGGGCAGAGCTTCCGAGGCTGGGTGGCCCTGGTTCTGCACCTGCTGGCCCACTCGGCGGCAAAGCGGCCCATCGCCTGTCCCGACTGCGAGAGACGCTTCTGGCGGAGAAAGCAGCTTAGGGCCCATTTGCGGCGCTGCCACCCCCCGGCGCCCGAGGCCCGGCCCTTCATATGCGGCAATTGCGGCCGCAGCTTCGCCCAGTGGGACCAGCTGGTTGCTCACAAGCGGGTTCACGTGGCCGAAGCCCTGGAGGAAGCGGCGGCCAAGGCCCTCGGGCCTCGGCCTCGGGGCCGTCCTGCGGTGACCGCGCCCCGGCCCGGTGGAGACGCCGTCGACCGCCCCTTCCAGTGTACCTGCTGCGGGAAGCGCTTCCGCCACAAGCCCAACCTGATCGCCCACCGCCGCGTGCACACAGGCGAGAGGCCCCACCAGTGCCCTGAGTGCGGGAAGCGCTTCACCAATAAGCCCTACCTGACCTCGCACCGGCGCATCCACACGGGCGAGAAGCCCTACCCGTGCACCGAGTGCGGCCGCCGCTTCCGCCACAAACCCAACCTGCTGTCGCACAGCAAGATCCACAAGCGCTCCGAAGGGTCTGCCCAGGGTGCCCCCCGCTCGGGGAGCCCCCAGCTTCCCGCCGGCCCCCCGGAGCCCCCGCTGAAGCCGGCCCCGGAGCCTTTGGAGGCCCCAGGGGAGCCCCCCGGCCACCAGGCGGAGGCCCCGCCCTCTCTCTACAGCTGCGAGGACTGTGGGCGGAGCTTCCGGCTGGAGCGCTTCCTGCGGGCCCATCAGCGGCAGCACACGGGCGAGCGGCCCTTCACCTGTGCCGAGTGCGGGAAGAACTTCGGCAAGAAGACCCACCTGGTGGCCCACTCCCGGGTCCACTCAGGGGAGCGGCCCTTTGCCTGTGAGGAGTGCGGGCGCCGCTTCTCCCAGGGGAGCCACCTGGCCGCCCACCGGCGCGACCACGCGCCGGAGCGGCCCTTCGTCTGCCCGGACTGCGGGAAAGCTTTCCGCCACAAGCCCTACCTGGCCGCACACCGGCGGATCCACACCGGCGAGAAGCCCTACGTCTGCCCCGACTGCGGCAAAGCCTTCAGCCAGAAGTCCAACCTGGTGTCGCATCGGCGCATCCACACGGGCGAGCGCCCCTACGCCTGCCCCGACTGCGACCGCAGCTTCAGTCAGAAGTCCAACCTCATCACCCACCGCAAGAGCCACATCCGGGACGGCGCCTTCTGCTGCGCCATCTGTGGCCAGACCTTTGACGACGAGGAGAAGCTCCTGGCCCATCAGAAGAAGCATGATGTCTGA